From Aedes albopictus strain Foshan chromosome 1, AalbF5, whole genome shotgun sequence, one genomic window encodes:
- the LOC134287994 gene encoding uncharacterized protein LOC134287994 — protein sequence MSGPRNSDNIADISDWGLDQRLQGAPNVWSSTAMEPNQYSRPLSRLVPRPPIPTLGNSGTAARNLGVNESAEADEFRESMGAASLASSSVLELNIPEDRTGVNPFLNIPDGVGSSAPRVHFVDEQQNAQRDQSALPDQPQILQALGEITKTLEGFGNRITAMEQCQLLSWNYRQPTPRPPTPGGWHRPSESNPFQQDDRVQHPPSWPGNCNNYETQPTSRGGSRQVDLSYGVARSGSKNGTRRGYDITKPTFNGDIEVQHPIVFLQEVEQYVLSSGVDPRYKIQFVMSCLEGDARVWARGFSYLFINYDHFHNHFLQQFWGQRTQRLVRDELMHGNYRQRDPSKMAEYFLGLVAKARHLSTAPPEVELVFHISQHFSQDVATKLATCVDIKSAFTLLQTEDYLINSCQRNPANSFGRPRVEGRHTVESAGPRNWRNSAENGRNHGNPQSDVNNRAVRATTAEIVDESEDDHVPVANIFVDSEELLYEQTESYHAGNPVERSPLIAVQVDGLTKPALIDSGSELSCIDEALFRELKTRGAYFGELPVQRTTIHGAFGRKKKTVSSQVFIPVQVQGEYFDVALIVVEELCNPLIFGMDTLHYLKAQLEFESRELKIQIDGKTLILPFQGSGTGTNESSAVNAVEVELATDDRTDKVGASSPVFGELELTESDDLQLKELLMEFDDIFSDRPGRSHQYEHEIRVKDDTGFVQKQYPIPFRYMDSVRSQVKKMEEWGVISREPTAFINPLVVTAKKSGDVRVCLDARRLNRVLERDNEKPPEIQKMLQKLEGARIFSSIDLTSSYWQISIKKEHRKYVGFLFDQKSYVFNVLPFGLNTAVASFSRAMDLILGPEILEFIEKYLDDLLVHSRTFQEHLQHLRTLFQKLRAAGLTISKEKSKFCRSSLKFLGHIVGKDGVSIDPDKLSAIDNYPEPEDLKQLKSFLGLDGLVD from the exons ATGTCTGGGCCAAGGAACAGCGATAATATTGCAGATATTTCCGACTGGGGACTTGATCAACGATTGCAAGGTGCGCCCAATGTTTGGTCATCGACAGCCATGGAGCCAAACCAGTACAGCCGTCCACTATCGAGACTTGTCCCAAGGCCTCCTATACCAACTTTAGGAAATTCCGGCACTGCTGCGCGAAATCTGGGTGTCAATGAGTCAGCAGAGGCTGACGAATTTCGCGAATCGATGGGTGCTGCAAGTTTGGCGAGCTCGTCCGTTCTTGAGCTAAATATACCGGAAGACAGGACGGGTGTGAATCCATTCCTAAACATTCCGGATGGGGTGGGCTCATCAGCTCCAAGAGTACACTTCGTCGACGAACAACAGAACGCACAAAGAGACCAGTCGGCACTACCCGATCAACCCCAAATTTTGCAAGCCCTTGGTGAAATAAccaaaactcttgaaggattcgGAAATAGGATTACTGCAATGGAACAGTGTCAACTTTTGAGCTGGAATTATCGTCAACCCACACCACGTCCACCCACACCAGGAGGATGGCATCGGCCCAGCGAGAGCAATCCATTCCAACAAGACGATCGGGTCCAACATCCACCGAGTTGGCCGGGAAACT GCAACAACTACGAAACGCAGCCTACATCTCGTGGAGGATCCAGGCAGGTGGACCTTTCGTACGGGGTTGCCCGTTCGGGTAGCAAAAATGGAACGAGGAGAGGCTACGACATTACAAAGCCTACATTCAATGGCGATATCGAAGTACAGCATCCGAtcgtatttcttcaggaagtagAGCAGTACGTCCTTTCTTCTGGCGTTGATCCACGATACAAGATCCAATTTGTGATGTCCTGTTTGGAAGGGGATGCTCGGGTTTGGGCTAGAGGTTTTAGTTACCTTTTCATCAACTACGACCACTTCCACAACcactttcttcagcaattttgggGTCAAAGGACCCAAAGATTAGTTCGAGACGAGCTCATGCATGGCAACTACAGACAGCGAGACCCATCAAAAATGGCAGAATACTTCCTCGGACTTGTGGCCAAAGCCCGCCATTTGAGCACAGCACCCCCAGAAGTTGAGCTAGTATTCCACATTAGCCAACATTTCTCGCAAGATGTTGCTACCAAATTAGCCACTTGCGTGGATATTAAAAGCGCCTTTACACTGCTACAGACGGAAGATTATCTTATCAATAGCTGCCAAAGAAATCCTGCCAATTCCTTTGGAAGACCACGTGTAGAAGGAAGACACACCGTAGAATCTGCTGGGCCCAGAAATTGGAGGAATTCAGCGGAAAATGGGAGAAACCACGGAAATCCACAAAGCGACGTGAACAATCGTGCCGTGAGAGCGACTACTGCTGAAATCGTGGATGAAAGCGAGGATGATCATGTTCCCGTTGCCAACATATTTGTCGATTCGGAGGAGCTGTTGTATGAGCAGACCGAGAGTTACCACGCTGGTAACCCTGTCGAGAGGTCCCCGCTAATAGCAGTTCAGGTGGATGGCTTGACCAAACCAGCGTTGATCGACAGTGGTAGCGAACTTAGCTGTATAGATGAAGCTTTGTTCCGCGAACTGAAGACACGAGGTGCTTACTTTGGGGAGCTCCCTGTGCAAAGGACGACAATACACGGTGCTTTTGGAAGAAAAAAGAAAACAGTTTCCAGCCAAGTTTTCATACCGGTTCAAGTGCAAGGGGAATACTTCGACGTAGCTCTGATCGTGGTTGAGGAGCTCTGTAATCCGTTGATCTTTGGGATGGACACGCTTCACTATCTCAAAGCACAGCTTGAGTTTGAATCCCGTGAACTCAAAATCCAGATCGACGGGAAAACTTTGATCTTGCCATTCCAAGGTAGCGGTACAGGCACAAACGAGTCTAGCGCGGTGAATGCGGTTGAAGTAGAATTAGCAACAGATGACCGAACAGATAAAGTTGGAGCTTCATCACCTGTGTTTGGCGAGCTAGAATTGACCGAGTCGGACGATTTGCAGTTAaaggaattactgatggaattcgATGATATCTTTTCGGATAGACCGGGACGGTCACACCAATACGAACACGAGATACGTGTGAAGGACGACACCGGATTTGTCCAGAAACAATACCCGATCCCATTCCGGTATATGGATAGCGTGCGGTCACAAGTCAAGAAGATGGAAGAGTGGGGAGTCATTTCCAGAGAACCGACCGCCTTCATAAACCCTCTGGTGGTAACAGCGAAGAAGTCAGGAGATGTTCGAGTCTGTCTAGATGCCCGGCGGCTCAATCGCGTGCTGGAAAGGGACAACGAGAAACCGCCGGAGATTCAGAAAATGCTACAAAAGCTTGAAGGTGCTCGGATTTTCTCTTCGATAGATCTGACCAGCTCCTACTGGCAAATTTCGATTAAAAAAGAGCATCGAAAATACGTGGGATTTCTGTTTGATCAGAAGAGCTACGTCTTCAACGTACTGCCGTTTGGGTTGAATACTGCGGTAGCCAGTTTTTCGAGAGCGATGGATCTGATACTAGGACCCGAAATTTTGGAATTTATAGAAAAGTACCTGGACGACTTGCTAGTGCATTCAAGGACCTTCCAGGAGCATCTTCAGCATCTTCGAACTTTGTTCCAGAAACTTCGTGCAGCAGGACTGACAATCAGCAAGGAAAAAAGCAAGTTCTGCCGATCGAGCTTGAAATTTCTCGGACACATTGTGGGGAAGGATGGGGTCTCGATCGATCCGGATAAATTATCTGCAATTGATAACTACCCGGAACCGGAAGACCTAAAGCAACTCAAGAGTTTTTTGGGCCTA